A genomic stretch from Natronomonas gomsonensis includes:
- a CDS encoding ornithine cyclodeaminase family protein, producing MTDVLFLRSDELAGLATPTEYVEWVRAGYESHGLTGTAEPRTKLVNGDPPGMCTGYLAILPEVGGMGGYTYAAGFGDGDVHFALPLFDAESGRMLALLDGASMNPFKTGATGAVAVDELAREDASTCAVVGSGAQARGQLKATATVRDFETVRVFSPTPESRESFAADFDDHLAADVTAADSASAAVSGADVVITATKASDPVFHDDDLADGAHVTAMGQYDLGKQEISAETVARSTYVPDLRERAFQDAGAFLAARDAGVVDDDHIHAELGEVVAGSAEGRTSDEEVTVFDSGGTGIETVAAAWGLYERAKERGLGETIEFAPGSEALTGE from the coding sequence ATGACGGACGTTCTGTTCCTTCGAAGCGACGAACTCGCAGGTCTTGCGACGCCCACGGAGTACGTCGAGTGGGTTCGCGCCGGCTACGAGAGCCACGGCTTGACCGGCACCGCCGAACCGCGGACGAAACTCGTCAACGGCGACCCACCGGGGATGTGTACCGGCTACCTCGCTATCCTCCCGGAAGTCGGCGGGATGGGCGGGTACACCTACGCTGCCGGGTTCGGCGACGGCGACGTACACTTCGCGTTGCCGCTGTTCGATGCCGAATCCGGCCGGATGCTCGCGTTGCTCGATGGGGCGTCGATGAACCCCTTCAAGACCGGCGCGACCGGCGCCGTCGCGGTCGACGAACTGGCACGCGAGGACGCGAGTACCTGTGCGGTCGTCGGGTCGGGCGCACAGGCACGAGGGCAATTGAAGGCCACCGCGACGGTTCGGGACTTCGAGACGGTTCGCGTGTTCTCGCCGACACCGGAGAGTCGGGAGTCCTTCGCCGCCGACTTCGACGACCACCTCGCGGCCGACGTTACCGCGGCAGATTCCGCGAGTGCGGCCGTTTCGGGAGCCGACGTGGTCATCACGGCGACGAAGGCCTCCGACCCCGTCTTCCACGACGACGACCTTGCGGACGGTGCCCACGTCACCGCGATGGGCCAGTACGACCTCGGGAAGCAGGAAATCAGTGCCGAGACGGTCGCCCGTTCGACCTACGTCCCGGACCTCCGGGAACGAGCGTTCCAGGACGCCGGCGCGTTCCTCGCGGCGCGGGACGCCGGCGTCGTCGACGACGACCACATCCACGCCGAGTTGGGCGAAGTCGTCGCCGGGTCGGCGGAGGGTCGGACGAGCGACGAGGAGGTGACGGTGTTCGACAGCGGTGGAACCGGCATCGAAACCGTCGCGGCGGCGTGGGGACTGTACGAGCGGGCGAAAGAGCGCGGTCTCGGCGAGACCATCGAGTTCGCGCCCGGAAGCGAGGCGCTGACCGGCGAGTAG
- a CDS encoding presenilin family intramembrane aspartyl protease PSH, giving the protein MKRAYVAVAATVGVFLLVQLGALALVEPFMEAGYQTVEDPSDPTNSVLYIGAILVATAVMLVALKFGVDQLLQGLIVFASVFLSFYVFSVVIPAVVTVGGLNVLAVGAALGLGVGLLAYPEWYVIDAAGIVMGAGAAGLFGISFGLLPALVLLVVLAVYDAISVYGTEHMLTLASGVMDLRLPVVLVIPLTLSYSFLEEEGPETISDDDEDEETSEAESDDTEEEEEPPEPFERDAFFIGLGDAVIPSILVASAAFFRPGDAPLLDVPGLAVTVPALGAVLGTTVGLLVLMWMVMKGRAHAGLPLLNGGAIAGYLLGALVAGIALVDAVGLTPYV; this is encoded by the coding sequence ATGAAGCGGGCCTACGTTGCCGTCGCCGCCACTGTCGGCGTCTTCCTCCTCGTCCAGTTGGGCGCCCTCGCCCTCGTTGAGCCGTTCATGGAAGCCGGCTACCAGACCGTCGAAGACCCCTCCGACCCGACCAACAGCGTGCTGTACATCGGCGCCATCCTCGTCGCGACGGCGGTGATGCTCGTCGCGCTGAAGTTCGGCGTCGACCAACTCCTCCAGGGACTCATCGTCTTCGCGTCGGTGTTCCTGTCGTTCTACGTCTTCTCGGTCGTGATTCCCGCCGTGGTCACGGTCGGCGGTCTCAACGTCTTGGCGGTCGGTGCCGCACTCGGCTTGGGTGTCGGCCTGCTCGCCTACCCCGAGTGGTACGTCATCGATGCCGCCGGTATCGTCATGGGAGCGGGCGCGGCGGGGCTGTTCGGCATCAGTTTCGGACTTCTCCCCGCCCTCGTCTTGCTCGTCGTGTTGGCAGTGTACGACGCCATCTCGGTGTACGGCACCGAACACATGCTCACGCTGGCCTCGGGTGTGATGGACCTCCGACTGCCGGTCGTGTTGGTGATTCCGCTGACGCTGTCGTACTCGTTCCTCGAAGAGGAGGGGCCGGAGACGATTTCGGACGACGATGAGGACGAGGAGACTTCCGAGGCTGAAAGTGACGACACCGAGGAAGAGGAGGAGCCACCCGAACCGTTCGAGCGCGACGCCTTCTTCATCGGGTTGGGCGATGCGGTCATCCCCTCGATTCTCGTCGCGTCGGCGGCGTTTTTCCGCCCCGGCGACGCGCCGCTGTTGGACGTGCCCGGACTCGCGGTCACCGTTCCCGCACTCGGCGCCGTCCTCGGCACGACGGTCGGACTGCTCGTCCTCATGTGGATGGTGATGAAAGGGCGTGCCCACGCAGGGCTGCCGCTGCTCAACGGCGGTGCAATCGCGGGGTACCTCCTCGGGGCGCTCGTCGCCGGCATCGCTCTCGTCGACGCCGTCGGCCTGACGCCGTACGTCTGA
- a CDS encoding H/ACA ribonucleoprotein complex subunit GAR1, which produces MKRVGEVVRTAQGLAVVRCPDDDHPDMGAAVVDQDLDSVGRVVDVFGPVDRPYIAVSPDDGVDLPLLLGTKLYAR; this is translated from the coding sequence ATGAAACGCGTCGGCGAGGTCGTCAGGACCGCCCAGGGGCTGGCCGTCGTCCGCTGTCCCGACGACGACCACCCGGACATGGGGGCCGCAGTCGTCGACCAGGACCTCGATTCGGTCGGCCGCGTCGTCGACGTGTTCGGGCCGGTCGACCGCCCCTACATCGCCGTCTCGCCCGACGACGGCGTCGACCTCCCGCTGTTGCTCGGGACGAAACTGTACGCCCGGTGA
- a CDS encoding class I SAM-dependent methyltransferase: MSWDVRAFDTFAPLYDIFMPPADTLALRKGLVCADRELERIVEVGGGSGRVAQEVGATVVDPAEGMLRRARGRGLETVQGVAESLPLADGSVDAVLIVDAFHHFPDHEGALREAARVLAPGGVLVISEFDRSTRRGRLLDVGERLVGFDSRFYTAAELQAAIDDAGLDTRPLEYGFEMTIAGVKE; this comes from the coding sequence ATGAGTTGGGACGTTCGCGCCTTCGATACCTTCGCGCCGCTGTACGACATCTTCATGCCACCGGCCGACACGCTCGCGCTCCGGAAAGGGCTGGTCTGTGCCGACCGCGAACTCGAACGAATCGTCGAGGTCGGCGGCGGTTCGGGACGAGTGGCCCAGGAGGTGGGGGCCACCGTCGTCGACCCCGCCGAGGGGATGCTCCGACGGGCTCGTGGCCGCGGCCTCGAAACCGTCCAAGGCGTCGCGGAATCGCTACCACTCGCAGACGGCTCGGTCGATGCCGTCCTCATCGTCGACGCGTTCCATCACTTCCCCGACCATGAGGGTGCCTTGCGCGAGGCCGCCCGCGTGCTCGCCCCGGGCGGCGTCCTCGTCATCTCGGAGTTCGACCGCTCGACGCGCCGAGGGCGACTGCTCGACGTTGGTGAACGACTCGTCGGGTTCGATTCGCGGTTCTACACGGCGGCGGAACTCCAAGCCGCAATCGACGATGCCGGCCTCGACACTCGGCCGCTCGAGTACGGCTTCGAGATGACTATCGCGGGCGTCAAGGAGTGA
- the fen gene encoding flap endonuclease-1, producing the protein MGNADIRQLAVIEPKPFEELAGSVVAIDAHNWLYRYLTTTVKFTRSEAYTTADGEEVANLIGVVQGLPKFFEHDITPVFVFDGGVTELKDDEVQERREQRETYEEQLAEAREREDSEAAEIAALESRTQRLTDTIQETTRELLALLDVPVVEAPAEGEAQAAHMARYGDADYVGSEDYDALLLGAPYTLRGLTSKGDPECMEFEATLEEHELTWEGLVDAAILMGTDFNEGISGIGPKTAVKLIREHGDLDGALAARGESIAHADRIRAMFLDPNVTDDYDYDTDIDPDIEAAKRFVTDMWEVPAEEVERGFERIEESVVQTGLDRWT; encoded by the coding sequence ATGGGAAACGCGGACATCCGGCAGTTGGCGGTCATCGAGCCGAAACCCTTCGAGGAGTTGGCCGGATCGGTCGTCGCCATCGACGCCCACAACTGGCTGTATCGGTATCTGACGACGACGGTGAAGTTCACCCGAAGCGAGGCCTACACTACGGCCGACGGCGAGGAGGTCGCGAACCTCATCGGCGTCGTTCAGGGGCTTCCGAAGTTCTTCGAGCACGACATCACGCCCGTGTTCGTCTTCGACGGCGGCGTCACCGAACTCAAAGACGACGAGGTCCAAGAACGTCGCGAACAGCGGGAGACCTACGAGGAACAACTCGCGGAGGCCCGCGAACGCGAGGACTCCGAAGCGGCCGAAATCGCGGCCCTTGAATCCCGAACCCAGCGACTCACCGACACGATACAGGAGACGACCCGCGAACTGCTTGCGTTGCTCGACGTGCCGGTCGTCGAGGCGCCTGCCGAAGGGGAGGCACAGGCGGCCCACATGGCTCGATACGGCGATGCCGACTACGTCGGTTCGGAGGACTACGACGCGCTGCTGTTGGGCGCTCCCTACACGCTGCGGGGATTGACGAGCAAGGGCGACCCCGAGTGTATGGAGTTCGAGGCGACGCTCGAAGAACACGAGTTGACGTGGGAAGGACTCGTCGACGCCGCCATCCTGATGGGGACGGACTTCAACGAAGGCATCTCCGGAATCGGCCCAAAGACGGCCGTGAAACTCATCCGGGAACACGGCGACCTCGACGGCGCACTGGCGGCCCGTGGGGAGTCCATCGCCCACGCCGACCGCATTCGAGCGATGTTTCTGGACCCGAACGTGACCGACGACTACGACTACGACACTGACATCGACCCGGATATCGAGGCGGCAAAGCGGTTCGTCACCGACATGTGGGAGGTTCCGGCCGAGGAGGTCGAACGCGGCTTCGAGCGCATCGAGGAGTCGGTCGTCCAGACCGGCCTGGACCGATGGACGTAG
- a CDS encoding winged helix-turn-helix domain-containing protein, producing MSSQRLSPAEAFEILGDDVRLSILQALKDDRRPVSFSELRERADVDDSGRFNYHLDRLRGHFIRRTDDGYELRYHGKRVVETVLSGTLTDTATVGPFSVEGSCYACGGALEGVYDDERVTIRCTDCEERILSIDYPPSALQNRDTEELMEAYRRWATTGMMLAANGVCPSCGGKTERYLFEPDNHLPFEVLVGFECTVCTNRSGTSFASLALRKSVVESFYADHGVDVETRPYWDIEPCVTGEYTTVESRDPLDVEVTFPAGEEELRVRLDDDLNIVRTVRERV from the coding sequence ATGTCGAGCCAACGGCTCTCGCCGGCCGAGGCGTTCGAGATACTCGGCGACGACGTGCGGCTGTCGATTCTGCAGGCGCTCAAAGACGACCGGCGTCCGGTGTCGTTCTCCGAACTTCGCGAACGCGCCGATGTCGACGACAGCGGCCGATTCAACTATCACCTCGACCGCCTTCGCGGCCACTTCATCCGCCGCACCGACGACGGCTACGAACTCCGGTATCACGGCAAACGGGTCGTCGAGACCGTCCTTTCGGGGACGCTCACCGACACCGCGACGGTCGGACCGTTCTCCGTCGAGGGGTCCTGCTACGCCTGTGGTGGGGCGCTGGAGGGCGTCTACGACGACGAGCGAGTGACGATTCGCTGTACCGACTGCGAGGAGCGAATCCTCTCCATCGACTACCCGCCGAGTGCGCTGCAGAACCGCGACACCGAGGAACTGATGGAAGCCTACCGTCGCTGGGCGACCACGGGAATGATGCTCGCGGCCAACGGGGTGTGTCCGAGCTGTGGCGGCAAGACGGAGCGATACCTCTTCGAACCGGACAACCACCTCCCGTTCGAGGTGCTGGTCGGCTTCGAGTGTACCGTCTGTACGAACCGCTCGGGCACGTCCTTCGCGTCGCTCGCGCTCCGAAAATCAGTCGTCGAGTCGTTCTACGCCGACCACGGCGTCGACGTCGAGACTCGCCCCTACTGGGACATCGAACCCTGCGTAACGGGGGAGTACACGACCGTCGAGTCCCGTGACCCACTCGACGTGGAAGTCACGTTCCCGGCCGGCGAGGAGGAACTCCGCGTCCGACTCGACGACGACTTGAATATCGTCCGGACGGTCCGCGAGCGAGTCTGA
- a CDS encoding BolA/IbaG family iron-sulfur metabolism protein: MTPEDVEETIEAAIEECEATVERARGDHDDDHLRATVVSPAFEGLSLLEQHDLVYDALGEAMTTDVHALELTTRTPEE; the protein is encoded by the coding sequence ATGACACCGGAAGACGTTGAGGAAACAATCGAGGCGGCAATCGAGGAGTGTGAGGCGACCGTCGAGCGTGCCCGCGGCGACCACGACGACGACCACCTCCGGGCGACGGTCGTCTCGCCGGCCTTCGAGGGACTGTCGCTGCTCGAACAGCACGACCTCGTCTACGACGCCCTCGGGGAGGCGATGACGACCGACGTCCACGCCTTGGAGTTGACGACGCGGACGCCCGAGGAGTAA
- a CDS encoding helix-turn-helix transcriptional regulator: MYTRGFYGNMNPMESGSESSPQISIDRLQAELTGEDESAASGSAVAELVADVESSVADRGRFSFGESYVKTSLDELLLSLVGLRASDTHGKQLLDDLASEFDTVLSPGTVYPRLHGLCDGDVLEQRELVKTKEYTLADGDAARRQVAEAARQHLALGMVFHAALEAGEF; this comes from the coding sequence ATGTACACACGGGGTTTCTACGGCAACATGAACCCGATGGAGTCCGGCTCTGAATCGAGCCCGCAAATCAGTATCGACCGTCTGCAAGCGGAACTCACCGGCGAAGACGAGTCCGCCGCCTCCGGCAGTGCCGTAGCGGAACTCGTCGCCGATGTCGAATCGTCGGTGGCCGACCGCGGCCGGTTCTCCTTCGGTGAATCCTACGTCAAAACGTCGCTGGACGAACTGCTGTTGTCGCTCGTGGGGCTTCGAGCCTCGGACACCCACGGCAAGCAACTGCTCGATGACCTCGCAAGCGAGTTCGACACCGTTCTCAGCCCGGGTACCGTCTATCCACGGCTCCACGGCCTCTGTGACGGCGACGTACTCGAACAGCGCGAACTGGTCAAGACGAAGGAGTACACCCTCGCAGACGGCGACGCCGCTCGCAGACAGGTCGCCGAGGCCGCTCGCCAGCACCTCGCCTTGGGAATGGTGTTTCACGCCGCGCTTGAAGCCGGCGAGTTCTGA
- a CDS encoding DUF3054 domain-containing protein, translating into MADQSFLEQRLDASTWPIAVGDIVVLMAFLLVGTLQHTPMERLQAEPIIYLYAAGPFILGWLVCAPLVGAYSPGGGSAPNSSIPLAIRSWVPAAIVGIVVRVLVVPNRGFDPIFAGIMLVGGAFVLTVWRFLYFKIS; encoded by the coding sequence ATGGCAGACCAGTCGTTCCTCGAACAGCGACTCGACGCGAGTACGTGGCCGATTGCGGTCGGCGATATCGTCGTCCTGATGGCGTTCCTACTCGTCGGGACGCTTCAACACACGCCGATGGAGCGGTTGCAGGCCGAACCGATAATCTACCTCTACGCCGCCGGGCCGTTCATCCTCGGGTGGCTCGTCTGTGCGCCGCTCGTCGGGGCGTACTCGCCGGGCGGTGGGTCGGCGCCGAACTCCTCGATTCCGCTCGCCATCCGGTCGTGGGTGCCCGCCGCCATCGTCGGCATCGTCGTCCGTGTCCTCGTTGTTCCGAACCGCGGTTTCGACCCCATCTTCGCCGGCATCATGCTTGTCGGCGGCGCGTTCGTGCTGACGGTGTGGCGGTTCCTCTACTTCAAAATCAGCTGA
- a CDS encoding MFS transporter, protein MSDDASSDGPDSPSEVDYDGRAREILGFSRWWQIVAAAGMMAAVSPYQYVWSSIEGPLAESLDIALPALGAVFSFYVVFQSLSQFPAGWWRDRRGPRLLMFLAALLAGGGYVGLAYADSIWQLYVLYSLGAVGVGIVYTVAVNTAVKWFPDRTGLTTGIGTMAFAGGSALVVPYVRANATVASYADVLRNVGIVILLVLLLGAVLLRDPPSNWLGLEDDDDNADRSNLAASLRGRSYTTREMLKTWQFWLLYAMFIATAGADLLVIANVVRFAEHLGFAAVVATAAATLLPIAAGVSRMILGEASDRFERKHVMVVSFVLAGLFRLGLIAAGSADAGIVFVAMVMGAMFFSSPLYVYFPAMIADYYGSEYSSSNYAVIYTAKVGGGVFAGTVAGFLVASFGWIPTFTLGGALAIAAGLAALVLRPPSGSGLNADPTE, encoded by the coding sequence ATGAGTGATGACGCGTCGTCGGACGGTCCCGACAGCCCGTCCGAAGTCGACTACGACGGGCGAGCACGGGAGATACTCGGCTTCTCGCGATGGTGGCAAATCGTCGCCGCGGCCGGCATGATGGCCGCCGTTAGCCCGTATCAGTACGTCTGGTCGTCCATCGAAGGGCCGCTCGCAGAGAGCCTCGACATCGCCCTGCCGGCGCTCGGTGCTGTCTTCTCGTTTTATGTCGTCTTCCAGTCGCTGTCGCAGTTCCCCGCTGGCTGGTGGCGGGACCGCCGCGGCCCGCGACTGTTGATGTTTCTCGCGGCGCTGCTCGCCGGCGGCGGCTACGTCGGGTTGGCCTACGCCGACAGCATCTGGCAGTTGTACGTCCTCTACTCGCTGGGTGCGGTCGGCGTCGGTATCGTCTACACCGTCGCCGTCAACACCGCAGTCAAGTGGTTCCCCGACCGAACCGGACTCACGACCGGTATCGGGACGATGGCCTTCGCCGGCGGCAGCGCACTCGTCGTTCCCTACGTCCGGGCGAACGCGACCGTCGCCAGTTACGCCGACGTGTTGCGCAACGTCGGCATCGTCATCCTCCTCGTCTTGCTCCTCGGTGCGGTTCTCCTCCGTGACCCGCCCTCGAACTGGCTCGGTTTGGAGGACGATGACGACAACGCCGACCGCTCGAACCTCGCGGCGTCGCTGCGCGGTCGCTCCTATACGACCAGAGAGATGCTGAAGACCTGGCAGTTCTGGCTGCTGTATGCGATGTTCATCGCGACCGCCGGCGCCGACTTGCTCGTCATCGCGAACGTCGTTCGCTTCGCCGAACACCTCGGATTCGCCGCCGTCGTCGCCACCGCCGCGGCAACCCTTCTCCCCATCGCTGCCGGTGTCTCCCGGATGATTCTGGGTGAGGCCTCCGACCGCTTCGAGCGCAAGCACGTGATGGTCGTCTCGTTCGTCCTCGCCGGCCTGTTCCGTCTCGGCCTCATCGCCGCCGGCAGCGCCGACGCCGGCATCGTCTTCGTCGCGATGGTGATGGGCGCGATGTTCTTCTCCTCGCCGCTGTACGTCTACTTCCCAGCGATGATAGCCGACTACTACGGCTCGGAGTACTCCTCCAGCAACTACGCGGTCATCTACACCGCGAAGGTCGGTGGCGGCGTCTTCGCCGGCACCGTCGCCGGCTTCCTCGTCGCTTCGTTCGGCTGGATTCCCACCTTCACGCTCGGCGGCGCCCTCGCTATCGCCGCGGGGTTGGCCGCACTCGTTCTCCGGCCGCCATCCGGGTCGGGGCTGAACGCCGACCCGACGGAGTGA
- the srp19 gene encoding signal recognition particle subunit SRP19, translated as MVENVIWPAYLDAELSRSEGRRVPADLAIPEPTVDEIASAVQQVGYDAVIEREKTYPREYEPRGRVLVKDADDATKSDLLGAVAAYVSALRE; from the coding sequence ATGGTCGAGAACGTCATCTGGCCCGCCTATCTCGACGCGGAGTTATCGCGTAGCGAGGGCCGGCGCGTCCCCGCGGACCTCGCCATTCCGGAACCCACCGTCGACGAGATAGCCAGCGCGGTCCAGCAGGTCGGCTACGACGCCGTCATCGAGCGCGAAAAGACGTATCCACGGGAGTACGAACCCCGCGGTCGCGTCCTCGTGAAGGACGCCGACGACGCCACGAAATCCGACCTCCTCGGGGCCGTCGCGGCGTACGTCTCCGCCCTCCGGGAATGA
- a CDS encoding GNAT family N-acetyltransferase, giving the protein MASEFPAPELLGWPADGPTIRLDYRRFSYAGKFVMSNTGKAVVREGESTDGEFDDSVVAAVAFNADRTDSETLWLRYVTVRDDRRGEGIGPRLCRFVVERAAARGYERVRIAVNNPFAYEALYRAGFAFTGEETGIAELVLERPAHAPAERSTARYRAGLDRYRKRDLSDDERAFLERKRGEEPPAPSG; this is encoded by the coding sequence ATGGCCTCCGAGTTCCCGGCCCCCGAACTCCTCGGCTGGCCGGCCGACGGCCCCACGATCCGACTCGATTACCGGCGGTTCAGCTACGCCGGGAAGTTCGTCATGTCGAACACGGGAAAGGCAGTCGTTCGCGAAGGCGAGTCGACCGATGGCGAGTTCGACGACAGCGTGGTCGCTGCCGTCGCGTTCAATGCCGACCGAACCGACTCGGAGACGCTGTGGCTCCGGTACGTCACCGTCCGGGACGACCGTCGCGGCGAGGGAATCGGCCCGCGACTCTGTCGGTTCGTCGTCGAGCGAGCGGCTGCCCGGGGCTACGAGCGCGTCCGCATCGCGGTCAACAACCCCTTCGCCTACGAGGCGCTGTACCGGGCGGGGTTTGCCTTCACCGGCGAGGAGACCGGCATCGCCGAGTTGGTGTTGGAACGCCCCGCCCACGCGCCGGCGGAGCGCTCGACGGCCCGATACCGCGCAGGGCTCGACCGGTACCGAAAGCGTGACCTCTCCGATGACGAACGGGCGTTTCTGGAGCGAAAACGCGGTGAGGAGCCGCCCGCGCCGTCCGGGTGA
- a CDS encoding class II fumarate hydratase, translated as MSDDQEFRTERDSLGEMQVPADAYWGAQTQRAVENFPISGLTFQRRFIRALGIVKKAAAKANEELGLLESEKADAIVEAADEVIAGDHDEQFPVDVFQTGSGTSSNMNVNEVLSNRATEIFGGEIGTREIHPNDHVNYGQSSNDVIPTAMHVAALEAVERDVIPALETLADELAEKEGEFDDVVKTGRTHLQDATPVRLGQEFGGYRTQIEKGIKRVAATRDHLGELALGGTAVGTGLNTHPEFPGLAAEYISSETGLEFREADNHFEAQAAHDAMNEAHGALRTVAGSMNKIANDLRLLASGPRNGLGEIEQPENQPGSSIMPGKINPVVAESVNQVHKQVVGNDAAVSAGAARGEIDLNLYKPVVAYNFLQSANLIANSAAVFGERFVGKLEANADHCRKKVEETMALATALNPAIGYDKASKVAKQALTEGKTVREVAIEEGYLTEAEADDVLDPRAMTERVILGDD; from the coding sequence ATGTCCGACGACCAGGAGTTCCGAACCGAACGCGACAGTCTCGGCGAGATGCAGGTGCCGGCGGACGCCTACTGGGGCGCCCAGACCCAGCGCGCCGTCGAGAACTTCCCCATCTCGGGGCTGACCTTCCAGCGGCGGTTCATCCGTGCGCTCGGCATCGTCAAGAAGGCCGCCGCGAAGGCCAACGAGGAACTCGGCCTCCTCGAGTCCGAGAAGGCCGACGCCATCGTCGAGGCGGCCGACGAGGTCATCGCCGGCGACCACGACGAGCAGTTCCCCGTCGACGTGTTCCAGACCGGCTCGGGAACCTCCTCGAACATGAACGTAAACGAGGTTCTCTCCAACCGGGCCACCGAGATTTTCGGTGGCGAAATCGGTACGCGGGAGATTCACCCCAACGACCACGTCAACTACGGCCAATCGAGCAACGACGTGATTCCGACGGCGATGCACGTCGCCGCACTGGAGGCCGTCGAGCGCGACGTGATTCCGGCCCTGGAGACGCTGGCGGACGAACTCGCCGAGAAGGAAGGCGAGTTCGACGACGTGGTCAAGACCGGCCGAACCCACCTGCAGGACGCCACGCCCGTCCGTCTCGGACAGGAGTTCGGCGGCTACCGGACCCAAATCGAGAAAGGAATCAAGCGCGTCGCCGCGACGCGGGACCACCTCGGCGAACTCGCCCTCGGCGGCACCGCCGTCGGGACGGGTCTGAACACCCACCCCGAGTTCCCCGGCCTCGCCGCGGAGTACATCTCCTCGGAGACGGGCCTGGAGTTCCGTGAAGCCGACAACCACTTCGAGGCACAGGCGGCCCACGACGCGATGAACGAGGCCCACGGTGCCCTGCGGACGGTCGCCGGATCGATGAACAAAATCGCAAACGACCTCCGACTGCTCGCTTCCGGCCCCCGAAACGGCCTCGGCGAAATCGAACAGCCGGAGAACCAGCCCGGCTCGTCGATCATGCCGGGCAAAATCAACCCGGTCGTCGCCGAGTCGGTCAATCAGGTCCACAAGCAGGTCGTCGGCAACGACGCCGCCGTCTCCGCTGGCGCGGCCCGCGGCGAAATCGACCTCAACCTCTACAAGCCGGTGGTCGCGTACAACTTCCTGCAGAGTGCGAACCTCATCGCCAACAGCGCCGCCGTCTTCGGCGAGCGTTTCGTCGGCAAACTCGAAGCCAACGCTGACCACTGCCGGAAGAAGGTCGAGGAGACGATGGCGCTCGCGACGGCGCTGAACCCCGCCATCGGCTACGACAAGGCTTCGAAGGTCGCAAAACAGGCTCTCACAGAGGGAAAGACCGTCCGTGAGGTCGCCATCGAGGAGGGCTACCTCACCGAGGCGGAGGCAGACGACGTCCTCGACCCGCGTGCGATGACCGAGCGGGTCATCCTCGGCGACGACTGA